The following proteins are co-located in the Pedobacter sp. FW305-3-2-15-E-R2A2 genome:
- a CDS encoding helix-turn-helix transcriptional regulator — MAIIVNLDVMLARRKMSLTELSERVGITMSNLSILKTGKAKAVRLETLNAICEVLDCQPGDILEYSAIES; from the coding sequence ATGGCAATAATTGTAAATCTTGATGTGATGCTGGCGAGAAGAAAGATGTCTCTTACTGAGTTAAGTGAGCGGGTAGGAATTACGATGTCGAATCTTTCTATCTTGAAGACAGGTAAAGCAAAGGCGGTAAGGCTGGAGACGCTGAATGCCATCTGCGAAGTATTGGACTGTCAGCCTGGAGATATTCTGGAGTACAGTGCGATCGAATCATAG
- a CDS encoding YegP family protein — protein MGKFEIKTRKNNEFQFDLKAGNGQVILTSEGYTTKSNCINGIESVKKNSKDDSKFDKKTSTNGKPYFNLKATNGQVIGTSEMYESEASRDNGIESVKKNAPEAEISDLT, from the coding sequence ATGGGAAAATTCGAGATCAAAACACGAAAAAACAACGAATTTCAGTTCGATCTGAAAGCAGGTAATGGCCAGGTTATCTTAACAAGTGAAGGCTATACCACCAAAAGCAATTGCATCAATGGAATTGAATCCGTTAAAAAGAACTCAAAAGACGACAGCAAGTTTGACAAGAAAACCTCGACAAACGGAAAACCGTATTTTAATTTAAAAGCCACCAACGGACAAGTGATCGGAACGAGTGAAATGTATGAGTCAGAAGCAAGTCGCGATAACGGAATTGAATCTGTGAAAAAGAATGCGCCGGAAGCGGAGATTTCAGACCTGACTTAA
- a CDS encoding MBL fold metallo-hydrolase, protein MNLHTIDTGLFKLDGGAMFGVVPKSIWQKSTPADANNMCTWAMRCLLVEDGDRLILIDNGIGDKQDEKFMGHYYLHGEDTLDKSLAAKGFSRDDITDVFLTHLHFDHCGGSIVRQGDKLRPAFKNAFYWSNAKHWDWAVNPNDREKASFLKENILPIQESGQLRFVEDVEGVSFHEGINIRFAYGHTDAMMLPQIQYKGKTLVYMADLLPSVGHIPLPYVMAYDMFPLTTLTEKKSFLQEAAEKEYILVLEHDAVNECCTLQQTEKGIRLDRTFDLASI, encoded by the coding sequence ATGAACTTACATACGATTGATACCGGATTGTTTAAATTAGACGGAGGTGCCATGTTTGGTGTCGTTCCAAAATCTATCTGGCAGAAAAGTACCCCTGCTGATGCGAATAACATGTGTACCTGGGCCATGCGCTGCCTGCTGGTTGAAGACGGAGACCGCCTGATTTTAATCGACAACGGCATTGGCGACAAACAGGACGAGAAATTTATGGGGCATTATTACCTTCATGGAGAAGATACATTAGACAAATCTCTGGCTGCAAAAGGTTTCTCCCGGGATGACATTACCGATGTCTTTTTAACGCATTTACATTTCGACCATTGCGGAGGTTCGATTGTCCGCCAGGGAGATAAACTTCGCCCTGCGTTTAAAAATGCCTTTTACTGGAGCAATGCCAAACACTGGGACTGGGCGGTCAATCCCAACGACAGAGAAAAAGCTTCCTTCCTGAAAGAGAACATCCTGCCCATCCAGGAAAGCGGACAATTGCGTTTCGTCGAAGATGTAGAGGGCGTTTCCTTTCACGAGGGCATCAACATTCGTTTTGCTTACGGCCATACCGATGCAATGATGCTTCCACAAATTCAATATAAAGGTAAAACCCTGGTATATATGGCAGATTTACTGCCTTCTGTAGGACACATTCCTTTGCCTTACGTCATGGCTTATGACATGTTTCCTTTAACCACCCTGACGGAGAAGAAATCTTTCCTTCAGGAAGCCGCAGAGAAGGAATACATTCTGGTATTGGAACATGATGCGGTTAATGAATGTTGTACGCTTCAACAGACCGAAAAAGGCATCAGACTGGACCGTACGTTTGACCTGGCGAGCATCTAA